The window AGCAGCCCCGGGCTGCAAGACCACAAGGTCGCGGTCTGAACAGCGTCACTTCGAGGAGAATGATCATGGGTCGTCTAGCGCTGTTTGTACTTACTGCCTGCCTGAGCGTCACGGCCATGGCCGCTGACACTATAAAAGGTGACCGACAGGAAAAATTTGGCGATGTGACGGTGCATTACAACACCTTCAACTCCACTTTCCTGACACCCGACATTGCCAAGGCCGCGCAGCTCACCCGTAGCAAGAACCAAGGTGTGATCAACGTTTCGGTGCTCAAGGACGGCAAACCGCAGATGGCTCAAGTCAGCGGAACGGTCAAAGACCTCACCAGCCAAAGTGTGAACCTGAAGTTCCGCGAAATCACTGAACAAGGCGCTATCTATTACATCGCCCAGTTCCCGGTGGATCAGCAGGAAACCCGCACCTTCAAGATCGATGTCAAAACCGGCGACAAAACCAACACCATCAATTTCAACCAAGAGCTTTTCCCTGGCCAATGATCAATTTCACGCAACTCGTACTGGCCAGCCACAACGCCGGCAAACTCAAGGAACTCCAGGCCATGCTCGGCGAATCGGTGCACTTGCGCTCGATCGGCGAGTTCAGCAGTGTCGAGCCTGAAGAAACCGGCCTGTCTTTCGTCGAGAACGCCATCCTCAAGGCCCGCAATGCAGCGCGCATCTCCGGCCTGCCAGCACTGGCAGACGATTCGGGGTTGGCAGTGGATTTCCTTGGCGGTGCGCCGGGTATCTACTCGGCTCGTTATGCTGATGGCCAAGGCGATGCGGCGAACAACGCCAAACTGCTCGACGTGTTGAAAGACGTGCCGCAAGCCGAACGCGGCGCCCAGTTCGTCTGCGTGCTGGCGCTGGTGCGTCATGCCGACGATCCGTTGCCGATTATCTGCGAAGGCTTGTGGCACGGGCGAATCCTGCCAGCGGCCAGCGGCGAACACGGTTTTGGTTACGATCCGCTGTTCTGGGTGCCGGAGCGTGAATGTTCCAGCGCCGAACTGAGCCCGAGCGACAAGAACCTAATCAGCCACCGCGCCCGTGCAATGGATCTGCTGCGCCAGCGTCTGGGCCTGAAATGATCCACGACTCATCCGCGTCGCCGCTGATCTTCGGCGGCGCCGCCCAGTCGCCTCGGGCCGCGCTCCCCGTGCTGCCGCCCCTGGCGTTGTACATCCACATTCCGTGGTGTGTGCGCAAATGCCCTTATTGCGACTTCAACTCCCACACCGCCAGCCCGGTGCTGCCGGAAGAAGAGTATGTGGACGCGCTGCTGGCCGACCTCGACCAGGACCTGCATGCGGTCTATGGCCGTGAGCTGAGTTCGATCTTCTTTGGGGGCGGCACGCCGAGCCTGTTCAGTGCTCAAGCCCTGGGCCGTCTGCTCAAAGGCGTCGAACAGCGCATCCCGTTTGCCAGCGACATCGAAATCACCCTGGAAGCCAACCCCGGGACGTTCGAACAAGAGAAGTTCGTCGCCTACCGCGCGCTGGGCATCAATCGCCTGTCGATCGGCATCCAGAGCTTTCAGGAAGAAAAACTCAAAGCGCTGGGGCGGATTCACAACGGTGACGAAGCGGTACGTGCCGCCGGCATGGCCCGTCAGGCCGGGTTCGACAACTTCAATATGGACCTGATGCACGGTTTGCCCGATCAGTCCCTGGACGACGCCCTGAGCGACCTGCGCCAGGCCATCGCCCTGAAACCGACGCACTTGTCCTGGTATCAACTGACCCTGGAGCCGAACACGGTGTTCTGGAACCAGCCGCCAACGCTGCCGGAAGACGACACGCTGTGGGACATTCAGGAAGCCGGCCAGGCGTTACTGGCCGAGCACGGTTACGCGCAATACGAAGTCTCGGCGTATGCCCAGCCCGGCCGTCCGGCGCGGCATAACCTCAATTACTGGAGTTTCGGCGACTTTATCGGCATCGGTGCCGGGGCTCACGGCAAGCTCAGCCACCCGGACGGGCGCATTGTCCGCACCTGGAAGACCCGCTTGCCGAAGGACTACCTCAACCCGGCCAAAAGCTTCAAGGCCGGGGAGAAAGCCCTGACCAATGAAGAAATGCCGTTCGAGTTCCTGATGAACGCCTTGCGTCTGACCGAGGGCGTGGAATCGCGACTGTATCCGGAACGTACCGGGATGAGCCTGGAAAGCCTCGCCGAAGGCCGCAAGGTCGCCGAACAAAGTGGCTTGTTGCAGGTCGAACCGTCACGTCTGGCGGCCACCGAGCGCGGACAACTCTTCCTCAATGACTTGCTGCAGACATTTCTGAGCTGATTTCAGCCTTAAGGGAAAACGAATGGATTTGATACTCGACCTGCTCGCCACCGCGTCCCGCTGGAGCCGTAGCAACCTGTCTGAAATCGCTCTGGCCCTGGTGGGCTGTCTGCTGGTGTTGTTTGGCGCCGATATCAAAAGCTGGGTCGACGCACGCCTGGGCAGCATCGCCGGCGCCTTGCGCGTCCCGCTGATGGCCCTGCTGTGCATGATCGGCAGCGGCGTCGCACTGATCTACGCCACGCCATGGATCATCAAAGGCCTGAGCCAGTTCAACAACTACAGCCTGGCACCGGTGTTGTTGGTGGTGCTGGTGCTCATCGGTGTCGTCGCCGACCGCCGCTGATCCCAGGCACAAAACAAAAACTGTAGGAGCTGAGCTTGCTCGCGATGAGGCCATAACATTCAACATCAATGTTGAATGAACATCCGCTTTCGCGAGCAGGTCGCACCGTCACTCCCCCAGTTTGTATTGCGAATGCCCGTTATTGCTTTTCAGCGATCTTGACTGCATTGCGCATCATGGCGCTCAGTCCATGGAAGTCATTGCAGCCCAGCGCTTCAGCTTCATCCAGATCAGCAATATTTTGACTGTCATACCGGTCATTCCTGTTTACACGCGTCAGCGCCAAAATGTAGTTGGCCTCGGCCCGATATTGATCTTCTGTCAGGACCAGCGCGACGGCGCGGGCCCGCATGGCCGCCAACGCGCCCTGCTGCGGTAACGGTGCCCCTTCGTCGAAGAAGCACAGGGAATGCTTGGCCGGTAACGGATAGGCGTCACCATGGACATTGGGCTTTTTCAGCAACTGTTCCAGCGACTGCAAGTACTTCAGGTGATCCGCGTTGTGCAGATCAAACCTTTCGTATGCCTTATCGCACAAGTGGTAATAGCCAACCGCAGCCGCAAGCAAGCCTTGATCCATGGCTTTTTGGTAAAGACCACAGGTCTCTTTGCGCGACCGCTCAGAGAACATCGGATTGTCCTGCAGGTTAGCCAGAAAGTACGTGGCAAGTGTATGTCCGCCATCGGACGCTCGCTTCAGATTGTCTACGAGTGCCTCAAGATCACCTTCCGCATTGCGCAGCTGCTCTGGGCTGTACTTGATTTCAGGCTCCCCGGCAGCCTCCAGCCTGATCCTTTCATCGGCTTCACGCTGGATTTTCGCGGCCACTCTCTGGGCGATTGCAAAGTATTCATCGGGAGTTACAACGCGCTCGCAAGCCGCAGAAAACAGCAGACTTAAAAACAGCGTGCAGGCGAAGATGACTTTCAAACTTGTCTTCCTTTACAAGTGGGGACGTAGAGCTTTCGGCGGCCAAGCATCATTCTTGAATCCGGCACAAAACAAATGTGGGAGCGGGCTTGCTCGCGAAAGCGGTGTGTCATTCAACTTTAATGTCGACTGACACGATGTCTTCGCGAGCAAGCCCGCTCCCACAGTTTGTATTGCGTAGGGCTTAAGACTGTTTTTCGAACTTCAGGTCCCACACGCCATGCCCAAGACGTTCGCCGCGGCGTTCGAACTTGGTGATCGGGCGCTCGGTCGGGCGCGGGACGCATTTGCCGTCTTCGGCCAGGTTGCGATAACCCGGCGCAACGTTCATCACTTCCAGCATGTACTCGGCGTACGGTTCCCAGTCCGTGGCCATGTGCAGCACACCGCCGACCTTCAACTTGCTGCGCACCAGCTCAGCGAAAGACGCCTGAACGATACGGCGCTTGTGGTGACGGCTCTTGTGCCACGGGTCCGGGAAAAACAGCATCAGGCGATCGAGGCTGTTGTCGGCGATGCAACGGTTGAG of the Pseudomonas frederiksbergensis genome contains:
- a CDS encoding DUF4426 domain-containing protein, whose translation is MGRLALFVLTACLSVTAMAADTIKGDRQEKFGDVTVHYNTFNSTFLTPDIAKAAQLTRSKNQGVINVSVLKDGKPQMAQVSGTVKDLTSQSVNLKFREITEQGAIYYIAQFPVDQQETRTFKIDVKTGDKTNTINFNQELFPGQ
- the rdgB gene encoding RdgB/HAM1 family non-canonical purine NTP pyrophosphatase — translated: MINFTQLVLASHNAGKLKELQAMLGESVHLRSIGEFSSVEPEETGLSFVENAILKARNAARISGLPALADDSGLAVDFLGGAPGIYSARYADGQGDAANNAKLLDVLKDVPQAERGAQFVCVLALVRHADDPLPIICEGLWHGRILPAASGEHGFGYDPLFWVPERECSSAELSPSDKNLISHRARAMDLLRQRLGLK
- a CDS encoding DUF3392 domain-containing protein, giving the protein MDLILDLLATASRWSRSNLSEIALALVGCLLVLFGADIKSWVDARLGSIAGALRVPLMALLCMIGSGVALIYATPWIIKGLSQFNNYSLAPVLLVVLVLIGVVADRR
- the hemW gene encoding radical SAM family heme chaperone HemW, encoding MIHDSSASPLIFGGAAQSPRAALPVLPPLALYIHIPWCVRKCPYCDFNSHTASPVLPEEEYVDALLADLDQDLHAVYGRELSSIFFGGGTPSLFSAQALGRLLKGVEQRIPFASDIEITLEANPGTFEQEKFVAYRALGINRLSIGIQSFQEEKLKALGRIHNGDEAVRAAGMARQAGFDNFNMDLMHGLPDQSLDDALSDLRQAIALKPTHLSWYQLTLEPNTVFWNQPPTLPEDDTLWDIQEAGQALLAEHGYAQYEVSAYAQPGRPARHNLNYWSFGDFIGIGAGAHGKLSHPDGRIVRTWKTRLPKDYLNPAKSFKAGEKALTNEEMPFEFLMNALRLTEGVESRLYPERTGMSLESLAEGRKVAEQSGLLQVEPSRLAATERGQLFLNDLLQTFLS